Proteins encoded in a region of the Bradyrhizobium sp. CB3481 genome:
- a CDS encoding circularly permuted type 2 ATP-grasp protein, with translation MAVAFDEMNGPGGDLRPAYQELSRWLKETPPEALEYRRQEAELLFRRIGITFAVYGDAEAQERLIPFDVIPRIMSGKEWTVLERGLKQRVRALNMFLRDIYHGRDILRANIIPDDLIFQNPVFRPEMNGQSVPHDVYVHIAGIDIVRVDAENFIVLEDNARTPSGVSYMLENREIMMRLFPDLFARHRVAPVERYPDELLAALRSVAPLSASAEPTVALMTPGIYNSAYYEHSFLADKLGIELVEGRDLIVKSDEVFMRTTEGLKRVDVIYRRVDDDFLDPLTFRPDSTLGVPGLMSAYAAGNITLANAVGTGIADDKAIYSYMPDIVKFYLGEEPILKNVPTWRCREPKDLAYVLDNLDELVVKEVHGSGGYGMLIGPAATKATIEAFRDKLKREPEGFIAQPTLALSTCPTCTASGLAPRHVDLRPFVLTGSKHVTIVPGGLTRVALKEGSLVVNSSQGGGTKDTWILDE, from the coding sequence ATGGCAGTAGCCTTTGATGAAATGAACGGGCCCGGCGGTGACCTCCGCCCCGCCTATCAGGAGCTCTCCCGCTGGCTAAAGGAGACGCCGCCGGAGGCGCTGGAATATCGCCGCCAGGAAGCGGAACTCTTGTTCCGCCGGATCGGCATCACCTTTGCCGTCTATGGCGACGCCGAAGCCCAGGAACGGCTGATCCCGTTCGACGTGATCCCGCGGATCATGTCGGGCAAGGAATGGACGGTGCTGGAAAGGGGCCTGAAGCAGCGGGTCCGCGCGCTCAACATGTTCCTGCGCGACATCTATCACGGCCGCGACATCCTGCGCGCCAACATCATTCCCGACGACCTGATCTTCCAGAACCCGGTCTTCCGTCCCGAGATGAACGGCCAGAGCGTGCCGCACGATGTCTACGTGCACATCGCCGGCATCGACATCGTCCGGGTCGACGCCGAGAATTTCATCGTGCTGGAGGACAATGCACGCACGCCTTCCGGCGTGTCCTACATGCTGGAAAACCGCGAAATCATGATGCGGCTGTTTCCGGACCTGTTCGCCCGCCACCGCGTCGCGCCGGTGGAGCGCTATCCGGATGAGCTGCTCGCCGCGCTGCGCTCGGTGGCGCCGCTCTCCGCCTCGGCGGAGCCGACGGTCGCGCTGATGACGCCCGGCATCTACAACTCCGCATATTACGAACACTCCTTCCTCGCCGACAAGCTCGGCATCGAGCTGGTCGAGGGGCGAGACCTCATCGTCAAGAGCGACGAGGTGTTCATGCGCACCACCGAAGGGCTGAAGCGCGTCGACGTGATCTACCGCCGCGTCGATGACGATTTCCTCGATCCCCTGACCTTCCGGCCGGATTCGACGCTCGGCGTTCCCGGCCTGATGTCGGCCTATGCCGCCGGCAACATCACGCTGGCGAACGCGGTCGGCACCGGGATCGCCGACGACAAGGCGATCTATTCCTATATGCCTGATATCGTAAAATTCTATCTCGGCGAGGAGCCGATCCTGAAGAACGTGCCGACCTGGCGCTGCCGCGAGCCGAAGGATCTCGCCTACGTGCTCGACAATCTGGACGAGCTGGTCGTCAAGGAAGTGCACGGCTCCGGCGGCTACGGCATGCTGATCGGCCCCGCCGCGACCAAGGCGACGATCGAGGCGTTCCGCGACAAGCTCAAGCGCGAGCCGGAAGGCTTTATCGCCCAGCCGACGCTGGCGCTCTCGACTTGCCCGACCTGCACCGCTTCCGGCCTCGCGCCTCGCCATGTCGACCTGCGGCCGTTCGTGCTGACGGGGAGCAAGCACGTCACCATCGTGCCGGGCGGGCTGACGCGGGTGGCGCTGAAGGAAGGCTCACTGGTGGTCAATTCCAGCCAGGGCGGCGGCACCAAGGACACCTGGATACTGGACGAATAG
- a CDS encoding molybdopterin-binding protein: MSEIVTAGILVIGDEILSGRTKDKNIGFIAEYLTNIGIDLREVRIVADDESDIVDALNALRKRYTYVFTTGGIGPTHDDITADSVAKAFGVPIDHHPEVVARFRERWSEQDLNEARLRMARVPDGAELIQSATILAPGFKLGNVIVMAGIPSIMQAMMDIVAPKLKSGVRMLSDSVRANAREGDIGGPLREIAIAHPDTIIGSYPFMDEDKKPNTNLVVRSRDPEKLNAAMAAVKEMLAGLNVAR, translated from the coding sequence ATGAGCGAGATCGTCACGGCGGGTATTCTGGTCATTGGCGACGAGATCCTGTCCGGCCGGACCAAGGACAAGAATATCGGCTTCATCGCCGAATACCTGACCAATATCGGCATCGACCTTAGGGAAGTCCGCATCGTCGCCGACGACGAGAGCGATATTGTCGACGCTCTTAATGCACTGCGGAAGCGCTACACCTACGTCTTTACCACCGGCGGCATCGGGCCGACTCATGACGACATTACCGCCGACAGCGTCGCCAAGGCGTTCGGCGTTCCGATCGACCATCACCCCGAGGTGGTGGCGCGCTTCCGTGAGCGCTGGAGCGAGCAAGATCTGAACGAGGCGCGGCTGCGGATGGCCCGGGTGCCCGACGGCGCCGAGCTGATCCAGAGCGCCACCATCCTGGCGCCCGGCTTCAAGCTCGGCAACGTCATCGTGATGGCCGGCATCCCCTCGATCATGCAGGCGATGATGGACATCGTCGCGCCCAAGCTGAAGTCCGGCGTGCGGATGCTCTCGGATTCGGTCCGTGCCAATGCGCGGGAAGGCGACATCGGCGGGCCGCTGCGGGAGATCGCGATCGCCCATCCCGACACCATCATCGGCAGCTATCCGTTCATGGACGAGGACAAGAAGCCCAACACCAACCTCGTCGTCCGCTCGCGCGACCCCGAAAAGCTCAACGCCGCAATGGCCGCGGTGAAGGAAATGCTGGCGGGATTGAACGTGGCGCGCTAG